In the Bacillus sp. FJAT-42376 genome, CGCGAATCAAAAAAGCCGGATGGCCGGATTTATGCTCCTCTTTCTAATTGCAGCTGCAGGTGTGATTTGGTCATTCAGCCAGCAGCAATGGGTGCTTGCGTCCATTCTCATTGTCATCCTTGCAGCGGGCGGCCTGTTTTTCAGGAATTGGAAAGCAGGCAGTGATCCGCTTGCCCTGCATTTGGAGGAAAGGAAGCGAAGTCTCACCGAAGAGCTCAGGAAGCATACAGAACCGTCTGCGGCTCATGTCCAAAGGGCAGAGGAGCTGAAAGGCCTTCTTTGGAAAGACGAGCAGATGAAACAGATGGCCGACCTGGAAAAGCTCCGCGGCGAACAGGAGGAGCGTGCCTGCGACCGGATCATTGCCAAATATGAAGAATGGGAGAAGACCCGTTTTCAGCTGAATGAATGGCTGATGCCTGTTCTAAATTCTTTTTACTTAAACAAAGAAACCACGGCATCCACTCTGATGCAATCCTTTCAATTGATTGAACAATATAAAGCGAAGCTGCTGGAAAAGCAAAAGAAGGAAGAACAAATGAAACGGCTTCTTTCCGAAACGGCCCTTTTTGAGGAAAAGGCAGAGCGGATAGTCAACGGGACCGGCATGAGCGGTGACTCGCTTCTCCAGCAAATCGATCAGGTTTCAGCTGCATTGAGGCATGAAGAAGAGAAGAAAAGAGCGCTTGAAGAAATCGGGCGCAGGATGACAGAGCTTACCGAAGAATACGAGGAACAGGCTCTTCTAATGAGAACGAAAAATGAAGCCATCCGCCATCTTCTGGACATTTCAAAGGTACAAGATGAAGAAGCGTTTCGGCAGATGGCCCTGCATCATCAGAAAAGAGAAGCAATCAATCAACAGCTGACTTGGATCTCCAGACAGCTGCAATCGAGTGAAATTGCACAAAGTATGGCGGGAAAAGAGTGGAACTCTCTAGAAGATGACTTAGCTGAAGCCGTTTTGGAAGCAGAAGGCTTAGAAAAGCGCCTTAAGACCCGGCAGGAAGACGCAGCCATGCTGCAGGCCAGGCTCGAAGCACTGGAAGCAGACGGGAGCCTTTCTGAACATTTGCATGAATACGAATTGCAAAAGGAGGAAGCGAGGGCAACGGCAAAAGAATGGATGGTCCAGACGCTTGCAAAAGACTTCCTGCTTCGTACGATTGATTATCACAGAACGGTGAGGATGCCCAAACTGCTTGAACAGACCGTTCATTTCTTTGCCAGATTGACAGAAGGAAGGTACGTGAACGTTTATCTGCCTGACCGCGAGCAGACGTTTATCGCCGAAAGGGCGGACGGACAGAGATTTAAAGCGGGGGAGCTGAGCCAGGCTACGTCCGAGCAGCTGTATTTGTCCCTAAGGCTTGCCCTCGTTTCAACGATGAATGAATCACTGAACATGCCGGTTTTAATCGATGACGGGTTTGTCCATTTTGATGCAGGGCGGACAACAAAGATGCTCGATATTCTAAAGGACATTTCTTCAGAGCAGCAGGTACTCGTCTTCACATGCCAGGCCCATCTCGCCAGTCAGTTCCATGGCCCCGTCACCGTCTTAGAACGGAAAGAAGTGGCAAACGGGCACACACAAACCGTATAGAAAAGCTGTCCTTTAAAGGTTGTGTTATACTTATTCACAGATAAATACAGGGAGGAATCAGCATGTCTAAAGGAGTTATGCATTTTGATGTAGGGGAGCAGGTTGATCTTTATCTGCTCATCAAATCATCCACGAAAGGGGTAGCAAGCAACGGAAAGCCCTTTTTGACCCTCATCCTCCAGGATCAGAGCGGGGAAATCGAAGCGAAGCTGTGGGATGCAAGCCAGGGAGATGAGCAAACCTACAGTGCTCAGGGAATTGTAAAAATCGCAGGGGATATTCATCATTACAGAGGAAGAAATCAGCTGAAAATCAAAAACATCCGTCCGCTGAATGACCATGAATCTTTTGATGTCGGGGACTTTCTGGAAACCGCTCCGCTGAAAAAGGACGAGATGATGAATACCATTACCCAATACATTTTTGAAATGAAAAACCCGAACATCCAGAGAATCACGAGGCACTTAGTGAAGCAGCATCAGCAGGAGCTTCTGGAGTATCCGGCTGCAACGAAAAACCATCATGAATTTGTTTCCGGACTCGCCTATCACGTGGTTTCTATGCTGAATCTGGCTAAGTCAATCGCCGCCCTCTATCCGTCGCTTGACACAGACCTTCTTTATGCGGGAGTCATTCTGCATGACTTAGGGAAAGTAACCGAACTGAGCGGACCGGTCAGTACAACTTACACGGTAGAAGGTAATCTGCTTGGCCATATTTCCATTATGGTGAATGAAGTCGCACAGGCTGCGAAAGAGCTGGGCATTGATTCAGAAGAAGTGGTCATTTTACAGCATCTCATTCTGTCTCATCACGGCAAAGCAGAATGGGGAAGTCCAAAGCCGCCGATGATTAAAGAAGCAGAGATCCTTCATTATATTGATAACCTGGATGCCAAAATGAATATGCTCGACCGTGCCCTGGAACGGGTGAAGCCGGGTGAGTTTTCAGAACGGGTTTTTGCGCTGGAAAACCGCTCCTTCTACAAGCCGGTTTTTCATAACTAGCATATTGGTTCCTCCTTCTGCATAAGCATGAGGTAAAAGCTTGGGCTATTTGAAGGAGGAAACCTGAATGCTGACATTGCCTTGGTGGATTTACCTGTGCATGGGCGGAGTGCTCTTCAGCGGTTTTAAATTTGTCACGCTGTCGAGAGAAGATAAGCGGACCGATACAGAGTTTATTGAACAGGAAGGCCAGATTTATCTGGAACGGATGAAAGCGGAACGAGAACGAAGAAAGCTTGAAAAAATGTCGGTTTAACTAAATGTGCATCGTTCTGCCCCCATGATGGACCCCTCGGTCAATCATTCATAACAAAAAAAGACTCCTGTGAAGGAGTCTTTTTATATGGGTAAAACTTATGCTTTTTCTACGTTAGCAGCTTGATCGCCACGGTTACCTTGAACGATTTCAAATGTAACTTTTTGGCCTTCTTCTAGAGTTTTGAAACCTTCGCCTTGGATAGCGGAGAAATGTACGAATACATCGTCGCCATCTTCGCGCTCGATGAAACCGAAACCTTTTTCTGCATTAAACCACTTAACTGTACCTTCTAACATTTTGTTACCTCCTAGTGCATGACGCACAAACGTGTTACTATTCTTGCTCTAAAAATATCAAGCTGAAACGTATTCGATCTTAATATCCGAACAAAAATAATTCTTAATAAGGATAACAGGAACAGGGATAAATAGCAAGTGTCTAAAGCCGGGCAATGCGCAGGACCCATAAAAAGAAAAGCTCTGTCTAACTTGACTGCTGATTGCTGCTAGCATTCGCTCGCTTATTCTTGGGCGGGCGGTGAGCCTTGCGGGTATCACCTGTCCCTCTGCTCTCAAGCTTTGAGTCTCACGGTTTCCGCCCAAATCCACAACATACTTTAACATAGAAAAAAAGAGAGGCAGCCGTGCGGCTTTCTCTCTTTTTGCAGATTATTGAGCCGGCTGAGCAGGCATTGCAGGCTGTTCAGGGGCTTTAAATGTATCTTTAAGTTTTTTATCTTTGACTTCGACCTTTGCGTCTTTAAGGGCTTTGTCGATAGCCTTCTGCATCGTTGCAGGATCCTGGGTTTTCTGTTCTTTTACTTCTTTCTCCAGGCTCTTCTTCATCTGATCATATGGCTTGTACGTCTCATCAATACGGATGATATGGTAGCCGTATTGTGTTTTTACAGGAGCGCTGACTTCGCCTTCTTTCAGTTTAAACGCAGCTGTTTCGAATTCCGGTACCATTTGGCCTTTGCCGAACCAGCCAAGGGTTCCGCCGTTTTGAGCAGATGGATCCTGAGAATATTCTTTGGCAAGGTCTTCAAATTTCGCCCCGCCGTCAAGCTTCGTTTTTACTTCTTTCGCCGTTTTCTCATCTTTAACAAGAATATGGCTAGCCTTCACTTTATCTTTTAAGCTCTCATGATACTTTTTAATATCATCTTCGGATACTTTAGCCTCAGCTTCAGCGGCTTTTTTGCGCAAAAGCTCTGTTTTAACCATATTGTCTACGGCTGCCTGGCCCTGCTCCTTGACAAGCATGTCAATTTGCTCCGCACCATACTGAGCTTTAATCGTTTCAAGCTCTTTTTTAATTTCATCTTTTGATACTTTGTATTTTTCACCCAGTACTTTGTTATGAACAAGTTCAGTAAGGACCTGTTCACCTGCACGGGATTTCATAGCTTCGTAAAGCTCGTCCTTTGTAACGTTTCCAGCTTTCGTCTCAGCCACAACATCGGAACCGCCTCCGCCTGCTGCTCCATTGCTGCATGCGCCGAGAGTGAAAAGGCTCGTCGCTGTAATAGCCGCTATAGCCATTTTTTTCATTAGTCGATACAACTCCTGCCCTATAGTGTTTGTACTAAATACTATAGAACATTGTGCCATGTTCATTGGACTTTTGCAACCCAATCTGAAAAGAGGAGACAAAGGAACGAGAGAAGATGCTGAATCGAGCTAAAGCCCCGCACACAGCCATTCTGGACAAGCCCAATGTTTAAAAGGATTCATTAGCGGAACCCCCCACAGCAGATGACGGCAGGAACCTAATATGTGAAATTATGTGAAATGATGAAAATAGGTTTAACCAGCTGCGAAGAAAGTTTTCTGAAGTAGGCAATAAGCCCATGCAAGCTGTTTTCGCGTTCATATAATGTCTTGACTGCGAAAGGAGGCTGAACGTTATGGGAGGATATAATTCCGGCTTTGCGTTAATTGTTGTTCTATTTATTTTGCTGATTATTGTGGGTGCAGCATACATCTGCTAGTCAATAAGGGCTGCCGATAACTGCAAAACTCAGGGTAAAAGCCCATTCGCAATACAAGGAAATTGCATAGTATATCTTAACCATCAGCAAGGAGGTGTTATAAATGGGCGGTTCTTACGGCGGAGGTTTCGCGTTAATCGTTGTACTTTTCATTTTGTTGATCATCGTTGGTGCAGCTTGGCTATAAGAAAAGCGTAGGCGGCTTGACCAGCCCCGACAAGCATAAGACGATCAGCCGGAGGAAGGTGAACTTTCCTTCCGCAGGATGAGCGGCTTATGACCTCGAGGGGCTAGCCGCCGGAGCTGGACATCAAGAAAAGCGTAGGGCGCTTGCTTAGCCCTGAAAGACGGTGGAGCTTCTGACCGAGGGGCGTTTTGTGCCCCGACCGAAGAAGCGAAGCGGCCGAAGGGCTAGCGCCCGGAGCTGGACACCAGTGCTGGGTTCAAGGTGTTCAATAGTATAAGGCGGAGCGCTCCTTGTGGGGCGCTTTTCTAATGAAGTTCTGCTAAAGGCGCGGCGTCCTGCCGCAACGCAGAACTGACCCGCTTCCTGCGGGCCTCCGACAAGCATAAGACGATCAGCCGGAGGAAGGTGAATTTTCCTTCCGCAGGATGAGCGGCTTATGACCTCGAGGGGCTAGCCGCCGGAGCTGGACACCAAGAAAAGTGTAAGGCGTTTGCTCAGCCCTGAAAGACGGTGGAGCTTCTGACCGAGGGCCGTATAAGTTAAGGAAGTTCTGCTAAGTTCGCGGCATCCTGCCGCAACGCAGAACTGACCTGCCTCCTGCAGGCCTGAAGAAGCGAAGCGGCCGAAGGGCTAGCGCCTGGAACTGGACACTGGTACAGGGTTCGAGGTGTTCCGATATAAATGGCAGAGCGCTCCTCGTGGGGGGCGCTTTTTCCATTGGGGATGGGAGTTTTGGGGCACAGGATACTGATCAAGAGTGCTTTTTTTGGATGAAGAGGCTGTGATGCTGTGCGTCAGAACGGAAGCCGGTCTTGGCACTGACCCCCGGCACACCACCGCAGCGGGGGAATGAGCAGCGATCATGGAGCAGCTTCTGGGACAAGGGGTCATGAAGAGCGGGGACGGAGGTTTAGTGCTTTAGCGAAGTGGGGGTCAGTGCAATGCACTGACCCCCGGCACACCACCGCAGCGGGGGAATGAGCAGCGATCATGGAGTAGCTTCTGGGACAAGGGTTCATGAGGAGCAGGGACGGAGGTTTAGTGCTTTAGCGAAGCGGGGGTCAGTGTAAACTTCGAAATACCCCACAGCAAACTCCGAAATCCCCCCCTGCAAACCCAATTCCCATACAAAAAAACCGGCCATATACCGGCCGGCTTTTCTGTGTATAAATTGATCGGAGCTGCAGATTCCGAGTTCTATGTATAAAGAATTTCAATATACGAAGAGATCAGCAGAATCGTAACAAGGACATTAATCATACGAAACACTCTCGTTTGACGGTCTTCAGGAATCTCACGAACTAAACAAAGCCTGTTCGTTAGCGTGTTAATATAAAACAGAATGAAGACAGCAAAGAAAATGAACAAGATGATCACATGAGATCCCCCTTTCCTTACTGATACTTATAAGATTACCAAATATTCGCTGAAAAAGATAGGAAAAAGCCGGCTTGGTTTGCTTAACCCTTAAAAAAGAAGAGCCCTGTTCCCTGGCACTCTTCTTAAGGATGACTTCTATTTTTCTATTAAAATTTCCAGTGCGTTTCGGTCTTCTTCGACCATGCAGGTGCGGGGAGCTGCCATAACCTGCCGCGCATAGATTAAATCGGGCACGCACCAGCCGATATGAAGGGCTGCCGCTAAACAGAAATAATGAACGTACTCAGGCATGATCAGGCTTGCCTGGATGCATGCTGCTGTTAGAATAAAGAAAGGAAGCAGCAGGGTAGCGAGCATCACCTGTTTTGATAGTTTAACGCATGGCTTTAACCGTATAATTGGAATCATGGCTGCGTATTCCATCTTCATTTTCGGGACATTTCCGCACAGAATAAGCGGGAGGGCATGAAGAAGTTTATGCACAGGCAGAATAAGAATGAGAATAAGCAAAAAATAAAAGATATGGCCGGCATCCAGCTTTTGCCTCGCATCTACCATCGACAGAGGAAGGTAAAGTGCGATAAAAGCGGTAATGGAGGCAAAAATGAAATACAAAAAGAGACGCTGAAATCCATAATCTTTCGACAGGTCGATGGTTTTCCAGCAGTTCATACAATCACCTTCCCCTAAAAATAAATCCTTTCCTACTTTACTGCCGAACGATAAAAAAATCAATACGCTTCAAGGAATTGTAAACGGTTTAATAAAAATAAATATCTATCGCTTTTTTTATAGAGGGGTTTTTCGCTAAAATAGAAGGATAAGAGAGAAAGTAGGGGTTAGTGTGGACTTATATGAGGAAAGGCTGAACAGGCTTGAATTTCAGATGCG is a window encoding:
- a CDS encoding AAA family ATPase, coding for MKIRELIIYGYGQFTRRHIVLEDAPASLFFGQNEAGKSTIMSFIHSILFGLPHKQQADSKYEPKNGEVFGGAIVAEINGAGIVKIERVRGKAGGEAIISLPGGRMAGEALLREWTGGVDKSFFQSVFSFDLHGLQQIERLSEEEIGKFLYVTSMVGTDAIYKLEQKLGKEQDRLFKPNGKKPELNEKLARLKRADEMVKDSARRAGSYQPPLREKAEADEEIRNLESQLMKRRKEQSYLNKAVSLVPLLTEEKALNLELSLLPDTSHFPADGISRLERLLSELDPLKVQTSRMEEQLRVLKEKAAALIPDKSILESEKQIQELKESAGSYQSAVKEIRELKRSISLMDDELSALSGQVYESAPSPEQFLKMDTTLKMKHTISEMDEKARTLSIQKTQLDEQFDRAKEALDLSESRFTALLEKAMSTEERADLERELAALQEAGTKQDAGKLRQELDKVSSELERHKKSASANQKSRMAGFMLLFLIAAAGVIWSFSQQQWVLASILIVILAAGGLFFRNWKAGSDPLALHLEERKRSLTEELRKHTEPSAAHVQRAEELKGLLWKDEQMKQMADLEKLRGEQEERACDRIIAKYEEWEKTRFQLNEWLMPVLNSFYLNKETTASTLMQSFQLIEQYKAKLLEKQKKEEQMKRLLSETALFEEKAERIVNGTGMSGDSLLQQIDQVSAALRHEEEKKRALEEIGRRMTELTEEYEEQALLMRTKNEAIRHLLDISKVQDEEAFRQMALHHQKREAINQQLTWISRQLQSSEIAQSMAGKEWNSLEDDLAEAVLEAEGLEKRLKTRQEDAAMLQARLEALEADGSLSEHLHEYELQKEEARATAKEWMVQTLAKDFLLRTIDYHRTVRMPKLLEQTVHFFARLTEGRYVNVYLPDREQTFIAERADGQRFKAGELSQATSEQLYLSLRLALVSTMNESLNMPVLIDDGFVHFDAGRTTKMLDILKDISSEQQVLVFTCQAHLASQFHGPVTVLERKEVANGHTQTV
- the yhaM gene encoding 3'-5' exoribonuclease YhaM, which codes for MSKGVMHFDVGEQVDLYLLIKSSTKGVASNGKPFLTLILQDQSGEIEAKLWDASQGDEQTYSAQGIVKIAGDIHHYRGRNQLKIKNIRPLNDHESFDVGDFLETAPLKKDEMMNTITQYIFEMKNPNIQRITRHLVKQHQQELLEYPAATKNHHEFVSGLAYHVVSMLNLAKSIAALYPSLDTDLLYAGVILHDLGKVTELSGPVSTTYTVEGNLLGHISIMVNEVAQAAKELGIDSEEVVILQHLILSHHGKAEWGSPKPPMIKEAEILHYIDNLDAKMNMLDRALERVKPGEFSERVFALENRSFYKPVFHN
- a CDS encoding sporulation YhaL family protein, translating into MLTLPWWIYLCMGGVLFSGFKFVTLSREDKRTDTEFIEQEGQIYLERMKAERERRKLEKMSV
- a CDS encoding cold-shock protein, whose protein sequence is MLEGTVKWFNAEKGFGFIEREDGDDVFVHFSAIQGEGFKTLEEGQKVTFEIVQGNRGDQAANVEKA
- a CDS encoding peptidylprolyl isomerase, whose translation is MKKMAIAAITATSLFTLGACSNGAAGGGGSDVVAETKAGNVTKDELYEAMKSRAGEQVLTELVHNKVLGEKYKVSKDEIKKELETIKAQYGAEQIDMLVKEQGQAAVDNMVKTELLRKKAAEAEAKVSEDDIKKYHESLKDKVKASHILVKDEKTAKEVKTKLDGGAKFEDLAKEYSQDPSAQNGGTLGWFGKGQMVPEFETAAFKLKEGEVSAPVKTQYGYHIIRIDETYKPYDQMKKSLEKEVKEQKTQDPATMQKAIDKALKDAKVEVKDKKLKDTFKAPEQPAMPAQPAQ
- a CDS encoding YjcZ family sporulation protein; amino-acid sequence: MGGYNSGFALIVVLFILLIIVGAAYIC
- a CDS encoding YjcZ family sporulation protein, with product MGGSYGGGFALIVVLFILLIIVGAAWL
- a CDS encoding DUF3267 domain-containing protein, whose translation is MNCWKTIDLSKDYGFQRLFLYFIFASITAFIALYLPLSMVDARQKLDAGHIFYFLLILILILPVHKLLHALPLILCGNVPKMKMEYAAMIPIIRLKPCVKLSKQVMLATLLLPFFILTAACIQASLIMPEYVHYFCLAAALHIGWCVPDLIYARQVMAAPRTCMVEEDRNALEILIEK